The genomic stretch CAGGGCTTCTGCACGTCCAAGCTCAGGATAGGCACGCCCCATCTGCTGCACGAGTGTCGGCAGCAGCTTGAAGATCACCGGTTCACGAGCGCCCAGAAGCTGCGCGTGCCGCATGGCCCGACGCATGATCCGTCGCAGCACATAGCCGCGCCCTTCGTTGGACGGCAGAACACCGTCGGCAATGAGGAAGGCGGAAGAGCGGAGGTGGTCCGCGATGACGCGGTGGCTGGCCCGCCGCTCACCCTCGGCCTTGACGCCCGTCAGATCCTCGGACGCCTCAATCAGCGCCCGGAACAGATCGATGTCATAATTGTCGTGGCGACCCTGCAAAACTGCAGCGACGCGCTCAAGTCCCATGCCTGTGTCGATCGAAGGACGCGGCAGATTGATGCGTTCTTCCTTCGTCACCTGCTCATATTGCATGAAGACGAGGTTCCAGATCTCGATGAAGCGATCGCCATCTTCCTCAGGAGAGCCCGGAGGACCACCCCAGATATGGTCGCCGTGGTCATAGAAGATTTCAGAACACGGACCGCAAGGTCCGGTATCACCCATCGCCCAGAAATTATCACTTGTCGGGATCCGGATGATCCGGTCATCAGTCAGACCGGCAATCTTCTTCCACAGGCCATGGGCCTCGTCATCCGTGTGATAGACCGTCACCAGCAATCGCTTCTTGTCGAGGCCGAATTCCTTGGTAATCAGGTTCCAGGCAAGCTCGATGGCGCGCTCCTTGAAATAGTCGCCAAAGGAAAAATTGCCGAGCATTTCAAAGAAAGTGTGGTGGCGCGCCGTGTAACCGACATTGTCGAGGTCATTGTGCTTGCCACCGGCACGGACGCATTTCTGGGCCGTGACGGCTGTCGAATAAGGCCGCGTCTCAAGGCCGGTAAACAGGTTCTTGAACTGAACCATTCCGGCATTGGTGAACATCAGGGTCGGGTCGTTGCGCGGAACGAGCGGGCTCGACGAAACGACCTCATGGCCATTGGTCTTGAAGTAATCCAGGAAAGTGGACCGGATATCATTTACACCGCTCATGGCACGCCCTTTACCTCGGCCTCAATTCGGCCTCATCTCAGAAAATCAATGGCTTTTATCGTTGGGCCGTGCACCTGTCCAGCACACAAAAGAAAACCGGCCCCACCTCTTTCGACGTGGAACCGGCATCATTCAACACCCAGCAGAGAAGATCACGCGTCCGGATCAACAGCCGAATCGTCACCATCCGGCCCGCCATTCTCAAGGAACCGCTCGGCAATCAAGCCGGCATTCTGTCGGAGCGACAATTCGATCTCTTGGGCAACTGCCGGATTGTCACGCAAGAAAAGCTTGGCATTCTCACGCCCCTGACCCAGACGCTGGCTGTTGTAGGAGAACCAGGCACCCGACTTTTCGACGATGCCAGCCTTCACACCGAGATCGATCAACTCACCGGTCTTTGATACGCCCTCACCATACATGATGTCGAACTCGACCTGCTTGAAGGGCGGCGCCATCTTGTTCTTGACAACCTTCACGCGGGTCTGGTTGCCAACAACCTCTTCCCGATCCTTGACGGCGCCGATCCGGCGGATGTCGAGGCGCACGGAGGCGTAGAACTTCAGAGCGTTACCGCCTGTCGTCGTTTCGGGCGAGCCGAACATCACCCCGATCTTCATGCGGATCTGGTTGATGAAGATCACCATGCAGTTCGAACGCGAAATCGACGCCGTCAACTTGCGCAGCGCCTGGCTCATCAAGCGGGCCTGCATGCCCGGCAGGCTGTCGCCCATTTCACCTTCGATTTCTGCCCGTGGCGTCAAGGCGGCTACCGAGTCGACAACGAGAACGTCAATGGCACCGGAGCGGACAAGCGTATCGGTGATTTCGAGCGCCTGCTCACCGGTGTCCGGCTGGGAAATGAGAAGGTTCTGCAGATCAACGCCAAGCTTGCGGGCATAGACCGGATCAAGCGCATGTTCAGCATCGACAAAGGCGCAGATGCCACCCTTCTTCTGCGCTTCCGCAATCGTCTGCAACGCAAGCGTCGTCTTACCAGAACTCTCAGGACCATAGATCTCGA from Peteryoungia desertarenae encodes the following:
- the recA gene encoding recombinase RecA, giving the protein MAQNSLRLVEEKSVDKSKALEAALSQIERSFGKGSIMKLGANESVVEIETVSTGSLSLDIALGIGGLPKGRIIEIYGPESSGKTTLALQTIAEAQKKGGICAFVDAEHALDPVYARKLGVDLQNLLISQPDTGEQALEITDTLVRSGAIDVLVVDSVAALTPRAEIEGEMGDSLPGMQARLMSQALRKLTASISRSNCMVIFINQIRMKIGVMFGSPETTTGGNALKFYASVRLDIRRIGAVKDREEVVGNQTRVKVVKNKMAPPFKQVEFDIMYGEGVSKTGELIDLGVKAGIVEKSGAWFSYNSQRLGQGRENAKLFLRDNPAVAQEIELSLRQNAGLIAERFLENGGPDGDDSAVDPDA